The Coregonus clupeaformis isolate EN_2021a unplaced genomic scaffold, ASM2061545v1 scaf0705, whole genome shotgun sequence genome contains the following window.
gggatcaaatacttatttccctcattaaaatgcaaatcaatttataacatttttgacatgcgtttttctggattttgttgttgttattctgtctctcactgttcaaataaacctaccattaaaattatagactgatcatgtctttgtcagtgggcaaacatacaaaatcagcaggggatcaaatactttttcccctcactgtatggacaagcaatgacagagcggcatggactaagatacagtagaatattatagaatacagtatatacatatgagatgagtaatgcaagatatgtaaacattattaaagtgactagtgttccatttcttaaagtggcagtgatttcaataggcaacagtctgatggccttgagatagaagctgtcattctctcggtcccagctttgaagcacctgtactgacctcgccttctggatgatagcggggtgaacaggcagtgcctcgggtggttgatgtccttgatgatctttttggccttcctgtgacatcgagtgctgtaggtgtcctggagggcgagtagtttgcccctggtaatgcgttcggcagaccgtaccaccctcgggagagccctgcggttgcgggcggtgcagttgccgtaccaggcggtgacacagcctgacaggatgctctcaattgtgcatctgtaaaggtttgtgagggttttaggtgccaagcaaaatttcttcagcctcctgaggttgaagaggctcgtttgcgccttcttcaccacactgtctgcgtgggtggaccatttaagtttgttagtgatgtgttcgccaaggaacttgaagctttccaccttctccactgcggccccgttgatgtggatagggggggatgcaccctctgctgtttcctgaagtccacgatcatctcctttgttttgttgacgttgagtgagaggttattttctagGGCACCActctcccagagccctcacctcctccctgtaggcggtctcgtcattgttggtaatcatgcctactactgttgtgtcgtctgcaaacttgatgattgagttggaggtgtgcttggccacacagtcatgggtgaacagggagtacaggagggggctgagcacgcacccttgtggggccccagtgttgaggatcagcaaagtggaggtgttgtttcctaccttcaccacctgggggtggcccgtcaggaagtccaggacccagttgcacatggcggggttcagacccagggcctcgagcttaatgatgagcttggagggtactatggtgttgaatgctgagctatagtcaatgaacagcattcttacataggtattcctcttgtccagatgggatagcgcagtgtgcagtgtgatggcgattgcatcgtctgtggatctattggggtggtaagcaaattgaagtgggtctagggtgacaggtaaggtagaggtgatatgatccttggctagtctctcaaagcacttcatgatgacagaggtgagtgctacggggcgatagtcatttagttcagttacctttgctttcttgggtacaggaacaatggtggccatcttgaagcatatggggacagcagactgggatagggagagattgaacatgtccataaacacaccagccagctggtctgcgcatggtCTGAGGACGCGGCTGAGGACGCGgctctgggccggcagccttgcgggggttaacatgcttaaatgtcttactcggagaaggagagcccagtccttggtagtggaccgcgtcggtggcactgtgttatcctcaaagtaggcgaagaaggtgtttagcttgtctggaagcgagacgtcagtGTCggagacgtggctggttttccttttgtagtccgtgattgtctgtacaccctgccacatacgtctcgtgtctgagccgttgaattgggactccactttgtctctatactgatgttctgccagtttaattgccttgcggagtgagtagctacactgtttgtattctgccatattcccagtcaccttgccatggttaaatgcggtggttcgcgctttcaattttgcgcaaatgctgccatctagccacggtttctggttagggtaggctAGGGTtacagtggaggttagggttaggttagggttacagtggaggtttacagtggaggttagggttacgtTAGGGTtacagtggaggttagggttaggttagggttacggtgaaggttagggttagggttagggttaggttacagtggaggttagggttacagtggaggttagggttacgtTAGGGTtacagtggaggttagggttaggttagggttacagtggaggttaggtttacagtggaggttagggttacgtTAGGGTtacagtggaggttagggttaggttagggttacggtgaaggttagggttagggttaggataaggttacagtggaggttagggttacagtggaggttagggttacagtggaggttagggttaggatagggTTACAGtggaggttaaggttaaggttacaGTGGAGGTTAAGGTTAGTGCTACAGtagaggttagggttacagtggaggttagggttaggttaagacTGCTGGTTTACATGGCCTGAGGAACCCTGTAACATTCAATCCTGTCTGCTGGACACAGTCCAGTGTCTCTGGACAGCTCTCTGGCTGACACAGCACCACAGATGTACACACTGCTGTCTTCACCTAATCCCTcagcactgaacacacacacacacacacacacaaacacacacgaacacacacacacacacacaaataaagttGATGACACTGTTGTGTCAGGTTGGGTATCAAATGCTGGCCATAGAAAAATGCCTCATGGTTTTACATCATAGTGAATCTCTAGTgttaggcagtgtgtgtgtgtgtgtgtgtgtgtgtgtgtgtgtgtgtgtgtgtgtgtgtttgaacctGATTTTGTATTCCTAATGAGGTCAGTTAGTTCTCAGGTCATAAGGTTTCCCTCCTAGCGCTGGCCTTTCCTGTGACCCCCAGTCTCCAGCGCTGAGTGGAGGGCGTAGCAGCACTTCCATTGTGGTGAGAAAATAAACATTATTGTCAGCGTGTGACCAACCCTCTTATGTTTAACATATACATTGTCTCGAAGGCGTCTGGTGGACCACTTAAGACAATATATATTTCCTTGCTTGGGACAAAATGTATTCCCTTAACAGTGGAAGGGTTCTTTCGCCATTGGATGGGGCAGGGGCGAAACACCATGGGGTTCAGGTCAAAAGTCCCCAGATGTGGCCGGGCTTGGTCCTTATATGGCACATTCCTCACATGTCCTGCCTCGGTGGGATCGAATCCTGGCTTTCTCAACTATACCGCCCTCTGTCCATCTCCTCCTCacttcatgtctgtctctctagcaataaaacatttaaattacaTTTATGCAATTCAGCTAGTTTTGATGGTCATGAATGACAGCAATATATAGGCCTACCTTAAGGTTCAATTTGAACCTCACATCAGTGCAGAAAAGGAAGAAAGGACCACAGTCCTCTATGTAGTGCCACAGTCAGACGCTGTACAGGTGCTTTTCAAAACACACCGGAAACAGAGAGAACAAGCAGAAAACACTAAAGCATTGGCCCGTCCAGTCACATCTGTCATCAAGCCACTCTATAAACCttttcatcaatcaatcaatcaatcaatcaaatgtatttataaagccctttttacatcagcagatgtcacaaagtgccaacagtcccctgtagctcagttggtagagcatggcgcttgcaacgccagggttgtgggttcgtttcccatggggggccagtatgtgtcaagggctgatgtggatgtggtgttggagtcaggcgcaggacacagaagcttagtccaacagacctTACTTGTTAGAAAcacgacaatacaaaataacgggcctcaacaacaacggaggcgagcgatacgcAAACTGTGCGCAAATACACAAAATACAAAAGATTACGCAAATAGTGCGTCCGTACTCTAAATACACGAGAGCAAAATACACAGCACAggcggacaattacacacaactaactacaaacaaaacgagaaacttataggggacataatgaacactaaatggaaacaggtgtacaaggaagacaaaaccaaacaaacatcgataacattcaacggtggcagctagtactccggggacgacgaacgccgaagcctgcccgagcaaggaggaggagcagcctcggccgaatccgtgacagtatgaaaatgtatgcactcactaactgtaagtcgctctggataagagcgtctgctaaatgactaaattgcatttttttaaataatgtaatACAGAAAccaagcctaaaaccccaaacagcaagcaatgcagatgtagaagcacggtggcttggaaaaactccctagaaaggcaggaacctaggaagaaaccatCTTTAAACCATCTTTAAACTATCTTCATCTTTAAACATTAGTGAAACGAGAAATAAAGTGACAGGTACTATTTTGTCAATTTATCTGAGTTGACAGAAGTCGTAGGTACACAGAAATTGTTCATTGTTTTTCTTGGTGAAATGTATTACATACTAGTAGGCTGTTTAAAGAATTGTTCAAAGAAGCCATTGCAATTTTGGCATGCAATGCTGAATTccataggctacattgaggagaAATTTTGTTTTAATACAAATCTATACATCATTTATAAAagattatttgatttgattttaattccCCTCTTGCTTTTGTTGTATAGTAGTATTAAAGTGTTCTCTTAAATTCTCTTTTAATTCTCCTTTTGCCAAAATGAAAATAGTTCCCTCATCTAAAAATGAAGGTCTCAACAGACATAGCCTGCGGGTCATAGCCGGCTCCAAGTGAAACCCAGAGAGTGTCACGTTTTTTTAAGCCCAGTGGGAGACGAGGGGCGACCCTGCAACATGTGCTCACTGAACTTTAGCTCCTTCTCTTCCTGTAGGATGCCCCTTGCGCTGACTGAGAGAGCCACACACAATACAGACAGTGAGAGGCTGGGGAACAACAGACGCATCAGCCTTAGCTTTGGCCCAAActccagagaggagaggagaggagaggcgtgCATGCAGCCACTGCCCACTTTGGGACGGAACCAATACcaatactctctgtgtgtgtgtgtgtgtgtttaactatacttgtgaatagtaaacaaacaaacatttgaccaactggggtgATTTTGTaatccccacaaggaaaaattaTATTTCTAGAGGGTTTAGGGTTAAatttagaattagtgttagggttataaTTAGAGCTAGGGGttaaaggttaggtttaggagttaggagttagggttaggtttagtgttagggttaaggttaggttttgggatTAAGATTGGGGTTaaaaatagggttagggttaggggttagggaaaataggattttgaatgggaatcaattgtgtgtcgccacaaggttagttaagaagactgtgactgtgtgtgtgtgtgtgtgagcgagagagagaaagagagaaaatggaAAATGGAGAGAACTGTCATCATTTATAATGCATAGGGGGAAACTGTTGGGAATCCATTCTGTGAACAGTCTTCAATGGAAAAGTTATTGTGGCATCAGTGGTATATATTGCAGGACTgtaaataatatagcctaacaGAGTTTGTGGGTCTCTGGGTGACCATTGTAAATTGCTATCAGATGGTGTTGTGATTGTGTTGTCCTAGAACTCTCAAGCACATGCTGAGCATGAACACAGACTCACTCACAACACTCTGAAATATGATTTGCTAACCTGTCTACAGGTAAGACAACCTTCGTAACATGCTAATATCATGGTATTGTACTTATTGCCAATTGTACAGCATGTAATATCGCATGAATTCACAAGGGGGCACACAGGCACCAAGTACAAAGGCGTCTTTCTCTGAATTACCATGACTACAGCAAACAGGTTCCTTCGAGTTGTTGTTGCTTCTTCGAGTTGTTGTTGATGCTTACGTCAGTTTCAGAGAGTTTAGAAATACGCTAGCTTTAGTAGTTAGCTACTAAAGTTTAAACCTTTGCTGATATAGCAGGCACGCACATCGAATTAGTATGAAGACATTGCTGtagtcttctctcctcctctgtccgcTTCCCTAGACATTCTGTGAGTTGTGCTATGTTCAGGAAAACTGTCTGGAAGAATACCGTGAGTGATGCCGTTAGCTGGCACCAGGACGAGGCCCAGAACACGACCATATTCATCCTGAAAGAGTATGGTCCGACCGGATTCCTACTCAAAGAGGAGGGGGAACCCAAAAACTTCAAAGTAGGCCTGCCTGTGCAACATCCTAAATTGACATCATCAACATGATATGCCTATTTACCTGGAACAAAATGTTTTTCATAGTTCTTAATCAGGTAGCCTATTTTTCATATTCCACAGGTGTGCTTGGGAGACCCTCATACATGTACCTGTTCAACATTCCACAAAGAGAGAGACCTCTGCAAACACATCTGCTGGTAATAATGAGGAAGACATACCGATCACACATAAAATATAGTGCAAGCTCATTCTGTAAAATAATTTTACTTTCATTGTAGGGTTTTATTGCGGAAATTCAGACTGCCTAGAGAACATGAATGTAAGTTTCACTTAGACATAACATAGGCTACAATGCATATGCCCAATTTCAATTCAAACCCTAGGCACTCTTTGTTGAAATTATTGGATTGGTAATAGCATATTCTTAAACTCTACTGTGCCCTCCGGTGTGTACACTTGCAGATTGCTTCCAACAGGGCCTGGTTGAAAGGCAGATCCTGGAGCTGCTACAGGGTTTACACAGGAGCAGAACCCCCCCGCCTGTAGACCCACCCTGCTCTGAGGCTGACCCTAaccccagaccagacccagctgagGGGGACAGGGGGGTTAGACAGAAGGAGATTGAAGCCGAGGATGTGTGTCCCATCTGTCAAGAGGAATTGCTGGGGAAACGGCTGCCTGTGTCTTACTGCAGGTCAGATCATCAAATGGATTATTATGTCAACACCCTTACCCTTGGTATACCTATTAAATGGTATACCTATTAAACACAAAGGGAAGTGCTTTGAGGATAGGTGAAACGTACCTGAACTGACCTACTTTTTTGTGAGTTGGGAGAAAACGCCTTCTGCCACCAAATGTCACCCCCTATGTCTTCTTACTCAGGTTTGGCTGTGGCAACAACGTCCATATCTCCTGTATGAAGGTGTGGGCAGACCACCAGGCGCGTCCAGAGGGGGAAGCCATGGTGAAGTGCCCGCTGTGCAGGGAGGACTTTGGGCCGGTCAAGCTGCTCCTGGAGCAGGTGAGGAATGTGGCTAAGCTCCACAcggctgctgagagagagaggcccgACAGACACCTCGGGGTGCTCTGCAACAACTGCAGGGTCTGCCCCATCACTGGCAAGTGCTTCAAGTAAGTTTTGTTGTCTTGCCCAGTCCCAATCCACTTACCTATACTGTTGTGGATCAACCAATGATGTCTTCCCTTTAGGTGCACAGTCTGCCGTTACTATCACCTTTGCGAGGACTGTATAACAAGGTGCTGTCACCCTCAGCATCAGTTTGCCATACGTACGGTAAGTAGTTTTCAGTTGGACTTTGTGCATTTCTGCATATCGTTGTGTCAGGAAGTAGACGTGATAAACTAATATGATGTCATATGATCACCTATTATGTCCATCAGAAAAGGACTCAGAAGTGGCTGTCCTTGGGTCAGCGTGTGTTCAACACACTGGGTGAACCACATGAGATGACCACTCAGTCAGTGGGTGACAGGTGAGCACTGGAATCTCTCTAAGAACCCTGTATATATAGATTATTGTGCTCAATGTCTGAACACCCTGAATGAAATTTAGATCGTGCTAAAATGCAAAGATGTTGTGTCACACATACACGCTGTTAACAAACTTCACAACCTGCTGCAATAAGCATTGTGATTCATATTTTAGTGCagttaaaaaatattttgtcacatacaccgaccggataggtgcagtgaaatgtgttgttttacagggtcagccatagtagtacagcaaccctggagcaaattagggttaagtgccttgctcaagggcacagacagattctttcacaggtattcgaaccagcgacctttcagttactggcccaacgttctaaccgctaggctacctgctgttaAAATATAGCACGTCTCTCagctttcctttcctctccccgTTCAGCATGATTCCTGTTGAGAGTGACCCACTGCCAGAGCACGTGGTCAGGAGCCTCCCTTCGGTCAGGGTGAGGAGAGGCTGCCCCCTGCTGGACGCTGGGCAGCAGTGTAGGATCTGCCTGAAGAGCTTCCAGCAAGGGCAGCAGGCCAGACACCTGCCCTGCCGTCACAAGGTAAAGACTTAGATAAAGACTACCCTGCCCTGCCGCCACAAGGTAAAGACTTAGATAAAGACTACCCTGCCCTGTCGTCACAAGGTAAAGATAAAGACTACCCTGCCCTGCCGTCACAAGGTAAAGACTTAGATAAAGACTACCCTCTGCTGCCATCACAAGGTAAAAACTTAGATAAAGACTACCCTGCCCTGTCGTCACAAGGTAAAGACTTAGCTAAAGACTACCCTCTGCTGCCGTCACAAGGTAAAGACTTAGATAAATACTACCCTGCCCTGCCATCACAAGGTAAAGACTTAGCTAAAGACTACCCTGCCCTGCCGTCACAATGTAAAGACTTAGATAAAGACTACCCTGCCCTGCCGTCACAAGGTAAAGACTTAGATAAAGACTACCCTGCCCTGCCGTCACAAGGTAAAGACTTAGATAAAGACTACCCTGCTCTGCCATCACAAGGTAAAGACTTAGCTAAAGACTACCCTGCCCTGCCGTCACAAGGTAAAGACTTAGATAAAGACTACCCTGCCCTGTCGTCACAAGGTAAAGATAAAGACTACCCTGCCCTGCCGTCACAAGGTAAAGACTTAGCTAAAGACTACCCTCTGCTGCCATCACAATGTAAAGAGTTAGATAAAGACTACCCTCTCCTGCCGTCACAAGGTAAAGACTTAGCTAAAGACTACCCTCTCCTGCCATCACAAGGTAAAGACTTAGATAAAGACTACCCTGCCCTGCCGTCACAATGTAAAGAGTTAGATAAAGACTACCCTCTGCTGCCGTCACAAGGTAAAGACTTAGCTAAAGACTACCCTCTCCTGCCATCACAAGGTAAAGACTTAGATAAAGACTACCCTGCCCTGCCGTCACAATGTAAAGAGTTAGATAAAGACTACCCTCTGCTGCCGTCACAAGGTAAAGACTTAGATAAGACTACCCTCTGCTGCCATCACAATGTAAAGACTTAGCTATGCACTGCCTCTCCTGTTCTACCACCACTAGGTTAagtttagctacagtgagggaaaaaagtatttgatcccctgctgattttgtaaatttgcccactgacaaagaaatgatcagtctatacttgtaatggtaggtttatttgaacagtgagagacagaataacaacaacaaaatccagaaaaatgcatgtaaaaaatgttataaattgatttgcattttaatgagggaaataagtatttgaccccctctcaatcagaaagatttctggctcccaggtgtcttttatacaggtaacgagctgagattaggagcacactcttaaagggagtgctcctaatctcagcttgttacctgtataaaagacacctgtccacagaagcaatcaatcaatcagattccaaactctccaccatggccaagaccaaagagctctccaaggatgtcagggacaagattgtagacctacacaaggctggaatgggctacaagaccatcgccaagcagcttggtgagaaggtgacaacagttggtgcgattattcgcaaatggaagaaacacaaaagaactgtcaatctccctctgcctggggctccatgcaagatctcacctcgtggagttacaatgatcatgagaatggtgaggaatcagcccagaactacacgggaggatcttgtcaatgatcttaaaggcagctgggaccatagtcaccaagaaaacaattggtaacacactacgccgtgaaggactgaaatcctgcagcgcccgcaaggtccacctgctcaagaaagcacatatacaggcccgtctgaagtttgcacatgaacatctgaatgattcagaggagaactgggtgaaagtgttgtggtcagatgagaccaaaatggagctctttggcactcgctgtgtttggaggaggaggaatgctgcctatgaccccaagaacaccatccccaccgtcaaacatggaggtagaaacattatgctttgggggtgtttttctgctaaggggacaggacaacttcaccgcatcaaagggatgatggacggggccatgtaccgtcaaatcttgggtgagaacctccttccctcagccagggcattgaaaatgggtcgtggataggtattccagcatgacaatgacccaaaacacacggcaaaggcaacaaaggagtggctcaagaagaagcacattaaggtcctggagtggcctaaccagtctccagaccttaatcccatagaaaatctgtggagggagctgaaggttcgagttgccaaacgtcagcctcgaaaccttggagaagatctgcaaagaggagtggaacaaaatccctcctgagatgtgtgcaaacctggtggccaactacaataaacgtctgacctctgtgattgccaacaagggttttgccaccaagtactaagtcatgttttgcagaggggtcaaatacttatttccctcattaaaggtTAAGTTCAGCTATGCACTGCCTCTCCTGTTCTTCCACCACAAGGTTAAGTTTAGCTATGCACTGCCTCTCCTGCTCTGCCACCACAAGGTAAACAGAGTAAGTCTAAAGTGGGGGATGCCCTATCTTTAACCCTAAAGGCCCCCAAAATCAAAACACAAAAATTCCTGTAAACACTTTTTAATTCTGGACTGGTTTGACTTTTTTCTGGATGGATGTACTGTGTCCTGATATGGACGGAGAGAGTAGTAACTGAATTTGACCACTCttgatctacagttgaagtctgaagtttacatacaccttagccaaatacatttaaactctgtttttcacaattcctgacatttaatcctagtaaaaattccctgtctttggtcagttaggatcaccactttattttaagaatgtgaaatgtcagaattttagtagagataattatttatttcagcttttatttctttcatcacattcccagtgggtcagaagtttacatacactcaattagtatttggtagcattgcctttaaattgtttaacttgggtcaaacgtttcgggtagccttccacaaggttcccacaataagttgggtgaattttggcccattcctcttgacagagctggggtaactgagtcaggtttgtaggcctccttgctcaca
Protein-coding sequences here:
- the zswim2 gene encoding E3 ubiquitin-protein ligase ZSWIM2; its protein translation is MFRKTVWKNTVSDAVSWHQDEAQNTTIFILKEYGPTGFLLKEEGEPKNFKVCLGDPHTCTCSTFHKERDLCKHICWVLLRKFRLPREHEYCFQQGLVERQILELLQGLHRSRTPPPVDPPCSEADPNPRPDPAEGDRGVRQKEIEAEDVCPICQEELLGKRLPVSYCRFGCGNNVHISCMKVWADHQARPEGEAMVKCPLCREDFGPVKLLLEQVRNVAKLHTAAERERPDRHLGVLCNNCRVCPITGKCFKCTVCRYYHLCEDCITRCCHPQHQFAIRTKRTQKWLSLGQRVFNTLGEPHEMTTQSVGDSMIPVESDPLPEHVVRSLPSVRVRRGCPLLDAGQQCRICLKSFQQGQQARHLPCRHKFHTDCVDPLLRRSNSCPLDGYVIYNPLTWSSGGGKCRPKPASSPDHPKLTEQHRLELFVPGVALLDRAGRVVPSISMVSSEGSAGALVPLPQDTTVIGLQGLRINTVNIESMEGGKSGTEKDRTPVKSVILKKSLSSEHLRTDVSRVRLGRSSTKRLAQNTATSTNRLGEVYGGTGRAQQSLFVGVNRSDRDMTAAATAAQPRAVISLWRARPQWKLRPRVPRPRPVTGDSQQATGLMMTGGLINAPHQGEKE